CGTTTCGGTCGGCTTGGGTGTATTCGAGGCCTGCGGCACGCTGGTCGGCCGGCGCGTTTCGGTTGGCTTGGGTGTATTCGAGGCCTGGGGCACGCTGGTTGGCCGGGGCGTTTCGGTTGGCTTGGGCGTCCTGCTCGGCTCAGGTGTATTGGGTAGCTTCGGCGTGCTGCTGGCGAATGGTGGCGTGTTCGTAGGCGTTGGCTCGCCCTCATCTGGCGTTATCGTGCTGGCCTTTAGCGGGGTAGCAGCGGTCGCAGTTGGTGGGTGTGTAGCAGCCGGCACACCTGTAGACGCGCGCGGGGGTGTTGATGTCGGGCTGGCGATTGGGATCATTGGCGTGTGGGTAGCTTGCTGCTGCGAGCTGTTCGCTGCGGGTGAGCCGGTGGGGTCGCCGGGCTGCGCGGTATCGATCGGTAGGGTGCTGGCGGTTGGCTGAGCAATGGCACGCGCGGTGGCGCTGGGCCGGGCCGGCGCAGCGAGTACGGCCGGGCGCTGCTGGCCGGGCGTGTTGGTAGCGCCAGGCTGCACCGGCTGGCCGAGCAATGGCGGCTGCAGTGCCGGATCGCGCGGCTCGGCCGCGCGGTCGCGCAGGGTATCACTAATCACAGCTGCGTCGATCGGGGCAATCGCCAGGATGCGGGCGTCGCGCGGGTCGGCACTATAGTCGGCGACGATGCGCGACTGTTGAGGGCCGAGCGCCAGCGCGTGCGGCTGGAAGGCCAGCTCGATGATCACCAGTGCGCATGCCAGCCCCACGCCCACGATCGTGACCCAGATGGTTGTATCGGATCGGGTTCGACTACGCAACATGGCTGTTCTCCCAGCAATAGACCGCGTAGATGCGTACGCCTTGCTGCTTGCCTTTGACATGGCGTATCCCGTGGTCGACTATCCCAAGCTCGGGCGCAGCCCCCAGCGCCATACGAGTGGCCTCGCTGATCAGGATGCCATCGCCTAGCTCGCGGCTGAGCGCCTGGATGCGCGCGCTGAGGTTAACGGCATCGCCAATCACGGTGTACTCCATACGGCGCTCGGCGCCAATCAGGCCGGCAATCGCCGAGCCGGTGTTCACGCCGATGCCGGCGATGAGCGCCGGCAGCTGCGCGGCCAGGCGCTGCTGATTGAGCGCGGCCAGGCGTACGCGGATCTCGATCGCAGTGCGCACAGCTGCCGTCGCGCTGGCCTGCGTGTCGCCCTGGTCGTCGGTCAGGCCGAACAGTACCAGGGTCGAGTCGCCGCCGAATTTATTGACAATCCCGCCATGGCGATCGGCGGCCTCGACTACGATCTGGAAGTAATCGTTCAGGCTGCTGATCACCACCGATGGATCTTCACGCTCGGTTATGGCAGTGAAATCGCGCAGGTCGGTGAACAGAATCGTCAGCAATTTGCTCTCGCCGCTCAGCGCGATCGGGCGGCTAAGCACGAGCTGCGCGACAGTCGGGCTGACAAAGCGGCCAAAGATGTCGTGCATGCGCTCGCGCTCGCGCAATCCCTCGACCATTGTGTTGAATGAGTGGGTTAGCGCGCCAACCTCATCGCGGGTGGTGATCGGCAGCTGCTGATCGAGGCTGCCGTTAGCCACGCCCTCGGCGGCCTGGGCCAGCGCGGTGATCGGGTGGGTGATCCGGCGTGAGATCGTGGTTCCGACCAGGATCGCCGTGACCAGGCCGGCGGCCAGGATGCCCAGCAGCAGGATCTCGGCGTTGTCGAGCAGGTCGCTGCGCCCGGCGCTCGAGAGCGCCACGCCAACAAATTGCGGTGTGTTGCCGGAGCGTAGCTGAAGTGGCGCGGCGACCTCGGTGTAGCTGCGGCTGCCCAGGGTTAGCTCCCGCGGTGTGGGTTGGCGGTTAGGCGCCAGTGCCGGTGGGGCATCGGCGCCAAACGAGCTGGCGATCGGCCGGCCATCCGTGTCGTAGAGTGTCACATCGGCCAGGCTGGCTGCGCGCCAGCGGCCGACGAGGGTTGGTGCGCTTGTGCCAATCAGCAGCGCGCCTACCAAACTCGTGCCATCGTACAGCGGCACGACCGTGTATAAAGCCGGGTCGGCGCCAGTCACCAGCCCCACATATTTATCGCCAAGCTTGTCGCTATCGCCGCCGAGCACGGCCGCTACAAACGGCCAGGTGGCGGCTTGCGGGCCGGCGTCAAACGC
The sequence above is drawn from the Candidatus Kouleothrix ribensis genome and encodes:
- a CDS encoding HAMP domain-containing protein — encoded protein: MTTAIANPTEIPRASAPPRFSPRLLFKITLPYVALALVLALAVIYIVARMNAESVASAWSRQVSETQLRVADSVVRTEQSQLADARTLARLSGLAQAVRAGDRRAALGLAEPYAVSQNIERVVVLNTAGQAVGGLQLDDHGARAFDAGPQAATWPFVAAVLGGDSDKLGDKYVGLVTGADPALYTVVPLYDGTSLVGALLIGTSAPTLVGRWRAASLADVTLYDTDGRPIASSFGADAPPALAPNRQPTPRELTLGSRSYTEVAAPLQLRSGNTPQFVGVALSSAGRSDLLDNAEILLLGILAAGLVTAILVGTTISRRITHPITALAQAAEGVANGSLDQQLPITTRDEVGALTHSFNTMVEGLRERERMHDIFGRFVSPTVAQLVLSRPIALSGESKLLTILFTDLRDFTAITEREDPSVVISSLNDYFQIVVEAADRHGGIVNKFGGDSTLVLFGLTDDQGDTQASATAAVRTAIEIRVRLAALNQQRLAAQLPALIAGIGVNTGSAIAGLIGAERRMEYTVIGDAVNLSARIQALSRELGDGILISEATRMALGAAPELGIVDHGIRHVKGKQQGVRIYAVYCWENSHVA